One Methylocaldum marinum DNA window includes the following coding sequences:
- a CDS encoding non-ribosomal peptide synthetase: MEEMNNIEDIYNLSPMQQGMLFHTLEAPTSGMYCEQTSWSLTGFLDLSAFKQAWQQAVHRHTSLRTAFYWEELDAPLQVVYRQIELPWIQEDWREIPPAEQAERLEAFLAADRAYGFELGQAPLMRCALLRIAEAKYYFVWSYHHLLLDGWSLPRVLGEISACYAAYSRGQAPQLSYARPYRDYIAWLQRQDLEQAERFWRETLQGFTAPTPLPIGRSETGRRPDATAYEEQTLRLSAALTGRLQALARAHRLTFNTLVQGVWALLLARYSGEADVLFGTTVSGRPAELPGVENMVGLFINTLPVRVRVPAEADVLPWLAQLQAQQAERDQYAYSPLVDIQGWSEVPRGLPLFESLVVFENYPIEAALAEQAHEIHTREVRTVERTNYPLTLVAALVGSELSLKVVHDAERFEAATITRLLTHAETALGGMAANPAQRLSELPLVPEAEARQLLVDWNATDTEYPKDRCIHQLFEAQADKTPDAVAVVFEDQVLTYRALDARANQLAHHLRALGVGPESRIGLCLERSPEMLVALLAVLKAGAAYVPLDPAYPRERLAFMLEDAAVSVLLTQARLRESLPETSVPVLCLDQAWATMAQRPDSAPVSGVGPENLAYIIYTSGSTGKPKGVMIVHQGLINYLSWCTEAYAVADGNGTPVQSSIGFDATITSIFPALLVGRPVILLPEKQEIEGLSALLQAQRDLSLVKITPAHLDALGPLLSPEALSGQARALILGGEALTMKSLAVWRTYAPETRLINEYGPTETVVGCCVYEVPPEASSSGAVPIGRPIANTQLYVLDERFRPVPIGVPGELHIGGDGVARGYLYRPDLTAERFIPHPFSRNPGARLYRTGDLARRRADGELEFLGRIDHQVKLRGFRIELGEIEAALSQQPGIHDAVVLLREDAPGEKRLVAYTVGAVDPETLRAALKSQLPDYMVPTAWVTLDALPLTPNGKVDRKALPAPERDGAGAAYVPPQTPTEELLAGIWAELFGHERVGRHDDFFALGGHSLRAIQVVSRVRETLGLELPVRRLFEHPTLADLAAALDATRDTPTAALPPLTPVSRHQPLRLAFAQERLWFLDQLEGPSATYTIPGGLELHGPLDVAALRRSLAEIVRRHESLRTTFPTVDGVAVQHIAPPGPVPLSLIDLTALPDAGRAAAFERRIADETRRPFDLAHGPLLRASLVRLAPDRHGLLLNLHHIVSDGWSMAVLVRELSSLYAAYALNQPAALPPLPIQYADYAQWQRTWLAGEVLDRQLRYWQQQLAGAPTRLELPTDHPRPPVQRFHGATRTLALDPALTQALRALSRRLGATLFMTLLSAFLTLLARYSRQDDLVVGTPVANRNRRETEGLIGFFVNTLVLRVDLAGNPAFEEVVARVRQRALDAYAHQEVPFERIVEAVQPERSLSHSPLFQVMFVLQNTPAATLTLPGLTLSPLPLHGVAAKFDLTLVLSDSEAGLHGVWEYSTDLFEAETIDRLGRHFDCLLRGIVADPTQRLSALPLLPDAEAHQLLVDWNATDTEYPKDRCLHQLFEARAEETPDAVAVVFEDQVLTYRDLDTRANQLAHHLRALGVGPDSRVALCVERSCEMVIGLLAVLKAGGAYVPLDPGYPEERLAYMLTDAAPRVLLTHGGLASRSLATAPAVPVIDLGDPTPWAHQPTHNPDPSAVGLTAENLAYVIYTSGSTGTPKGTLLPHRGLCNVADAQRHRFGVGSGDRVLQFASFSFDASTFEIVMALGAGATLCLGQREDLLPGPSLIRLLREKAVSLVTLPPSALALLPHEGLPALRVVTVAGEACSPELAARWGRNRRFFNLYGPTEATIWTTIGTYRERDDTLSIGRPIANTEIYILDAQRRPVPIGVPGELCIGGVGLARGYLHRPDLTAERFIPHPFSRVPGARLYRTGDLARRRADGTLEFLGRIDHQVKLRGFRIELGEIEAALSQQPGVRDAVVLLREDAPGEKRLVAYTVGAVDPETLRTALKAQLPDYMVPTAWVTLDALPLTPNGKVDRKALPAPERDGASAAYVPPQTPTEELLAGIWAELFGHERVGRHDDFFALGGHSLRAIQVVSRVRETLGLELPVRHLFEHPTLADLAAALDATRHTPTTALPPLTPVSRHQPLRLAFAQERLWFLDQLEGPSATYTIPGGLELHGPLEVAALRRSLAEIVRRHESLRTTFPTVDGVAVQHIAPPGPVPLSLIDLTALPDAGRAAAFERRIADETRRPFDLAHGPLLRASLVRLAPDRHGLLLNLHHIVSDGWSMAVLVRELSSLYAAYALNQPAALPPLPIQYADYAQWQRTWLAGEVLDRQLRYWQQQLAGAPTRLELPTDHPRPPVQRFHGATRTLALDPALTQALRALSRRLGATLFMTLLSAFLTLLARYSRQDDLVVGTPVANRNRRETEGLIGFFVNTLVLRVDLAGNPAFEEVVARVRQRALDAYAHQEVPFERIVEAVQPERSLSHSPLFQVMFVLQNTPAATLTLPGLTLSPLPLHGVAAKFDLTLVLSDSEAGLHGVWEYSTDLFEAETIDRLGRHFDCLLRGIVADPTQRLSALPLLPDAEAHQLLVDWNATDTEYPKDRCLHQLFEARAEETPDAVAVVFEDQVLTYRDLDTRANQLAHHLRALGVGPDSRVALCVERSCEMVIGLLAVLKAGGAYVPLDPGYPEERLAYMLTDAAPRVLLTHGGLASRSLATAPAVPVIDLGDPTPWAHQPTHNPDPSAVGLTAENLAYVIYTSGSTGTPKGAMISHRSICNHMLWMQDAFPLTESDKVLQKTPFGFDASVWEFYAPLLSGAQLILARPGGHQDALYLIDVLGERQVTTLQLVPSMLQILLEVGGLERCHALRRLFCGGEALPLALQERFRACHGAELHNLYGPTEATIDVGAWRCEPGSSLPIAPIGRPIANTRFYLLDEQLRPAPIGVPGELHIGGDGVARGYLHRPELTAERFIPHPFSRVPGARLYRTGDLARRRADGTLEFLGRIDHQVKLRGFRIELGEIEATLSQQPGIRDAVVLLREDAPGEKRLVAYCVGAVDPETLRAALKAQLPDYMVPTAWVTLDALPLTPNGKLDRKALPAPDASLGVPAEGFMAPRDTLELELAQIWENVLDIRPIGVKDNFFEIGGHSLIAVRLMAQIQHAFGKNLPLATLFQAPTIEQLAEILRSRTGALRWSPLVAIQPKGSSKAFFCVPGAGGTVLYLHPLARHLGLDQPFYGLQARGLDGESAPHTRVEDMAAEYIDALQSVQPEGPYFLGGHSFGAWVAFEMARQLLIQGHDVARLVVLDTYAPLPPAAVDTPVTPPDNAWLIANVATILERLFGKKLGVTSDALRPLAPDEQLDDLRDRLQKAQVLPPGAGTEQVRGLVRVFKASSQVNYFPQKPLPTRITLFLASEDEPEQALAGDRPSEIPQREGAWGWDRFSEQPVEVQVVPGNHLSMMSEPHVQALADQLKPCFSRVSDLRSNCDTRNTTNSGTEEN, translated from the coding sequence ATGGAAGAAATGAACAATATTGAAGATATCTACAATCTGTCCCCGATGCAGCAAGGGATGCTCTTCCATACTCTTGAAGCCCCCACCTCAGGGATGTATTGCGAGCAGACGAGCTGGAGCTTGACGGGATTCCTCGATCTCTCCGCTTTTAAACAGGCGTGGCAGCAAGCCGTGCACCGGCATACGAGCCTGCGAACCGCATTTTATTGGGAAGAGCTTGATGCACCGCTTCAAGTCGTGTATCGGCAAATCGAGCTTCCCTGGATTCAGGAAGATTGGCGGGAGATTCCCCCGGCTGAGCAAGCGGAGCGCCTGGAGGCGTTCCTGGCCGCGGACCGCGCCTACGGCTTCGAGCTCGGCCAGGCGCCTTTGATGCGCTGTGCCTTGTTGAGGATCGCGGAGGCAAAATACTACTTCGTCTGGAGCTACCATCACCTGTTGCTCGACGGCTGGAGTCTGCCACGGGTCTTGGGAGAAATCTCCGCTTGCTATGCCGCCTATAGCCGGGGGCAAGCGCCTCAGCTGAGCTACGCCCGCCCCTACCGGGACTACATCGCCTGGCTGCAACGCCAGGACCTGGAACAGGCCGAACGCTTCTGGCGCGAGACCCTCCAGGGCTTCACCGCCCCCACGCCGCTTCCGATCGGCCGGAGCGAAACCGGACGCCGGCCGGACGCGACCGCGTACGAAGAACAAACCCTCAGGCTCTCGGCGGCGCTGACCGGGCGCCTGCAAGCCCTGGCCCGCGCCCACAGGCTGACCTTCAACACCCTGGTCCAGGGCGTCTGGGCCCTCCTGCTCGCCCGCTACAGCGGCGAGGCCGACGTCCTGTTCGGCACGACCGTCTCGGGCCGTCCGGCCGAGTTGCCCGGGGTCGAGAACATGGTCGGGCTGTTCATCAACACCTTGCCGGTGCGCGTCCGCGTCCCGGCCGAGGCGGACGTGCTGCCCTGGCTGGCACAGCTGCAGGCCCAACAGGCGGAGCGGGATCAATACGCCTACAGTCCGCTGGTGGACATCCAGGGCTGGAGCGAAGTCCCGCGCGGCCTGCCCCTGTTCGAGAGCCTCGTGGTGTTCGAGAACTACCCGATCGAAGCGGCTTTGGCCGAACAGGCCCATGAGATCCACACACGAGAGGTGCGGACCGTCGAGCGGACGAACTATCCGTTAACTCTGGTAGCCGCCCTGGTCGGGTCTGAATTGTCCTTGAAAGTGGTGCATGACGCCGAACGTTTCGAGGCCGCGACCATTACCCGGCTACTGACACATGCCGAGACCGCGCTCGGCGGCATGGCCGCGAATCCGGCGCAGCGTCTGAGCGAGCTGCCGCTGGTGCCGGAGGCCGAAGCCCGCCAGCTCCTGGTCGACTGGAACGCCACCGACACCGAGTACCCGAAGGACCGCTGTATTCATCAGCTGTTCGAAGCCCAGGCCGACAAGACCCCGGACGCCGTGGCGGTCGTGTTCGAGGACCAGGTATTGACCTACCGGGCCCTCGACGCCCGCGCCAACCAACTGGCCCATCATCTCCGGGCCCTCGGCGTCGGCCCGGAAAGCCGGATTGGGTTATGCCTGGAGCGGTCGCCCGAGATGCTGGTGGCGCTGCTCGCCGTGCTCAAGGCCGGTGCCGCCTATGTGCCCCTCGATCCCGCCTATCCCCGCGAGCGGCTGGCCTTCATGCTCGAGGATGCCGCCGTATCGGTGCTGCTGACCCAGGCCCGGCTGCGCGAAAGCCTGCCCGAGACGAGTGTTCCGGTGCTCTGCCTGGACCAGGCCTGGGCCACGATGGCCCAGCGGCCGGACAGTGCGCCCGTCAGCGGGGTCGGGCCCGAGAATCTCGCCTACATCATCTATACCTCGGGCTCCACCGGCAAACCCAAGGGCGTGATGATCGTCCACCAGGGCCTGATCAATTATCTCAGCTGGTGTACAGAGGCCTATGCGGTCGCCGACGGCAACGGCACACCGGTGCAGTCCTCGATCGGATTCGATGCCACCATCACCAGCATTTTCCCCGCGCTGCTGGTGGGACGGCCGGTGATCCTGCTGCCCGAGAAGCAGGAAATCGAAGGGCTCAGTGCCTTGCTCCAGGCCCAGCGCGACTTGAGTCTGGTGAAAATCACCCCGGCCCATCTGGATGCCCTGGGCCCCTTGTTATCCCCGGAAGCCTTGAGCGGACAGGCGCGCGCCCTGATCCTCGGCGGCGAGGCGTTGACGATGAAGAGCCTCGCGGTGTGGCGGACTTACGCGCCAGAGACCCGCTTGATCAACGAATACGGACCGACCGAGACGGTGGTGGGGTGCTGCGTTTACGAAGTGCCGCCCGAGGCGTCCTCATCCGGTGCCGTACCCATCGGCCGGCCGATTGCCAATACCCAGCTCTATGTCCTGGACGAGCGTTTCCGGCCGGTGCCGATCGGGGTGCCGGGCGAGCTCCATATCGGTGGCGACGGCGTAGCACGCGGCTATTTGTATCGGCCGGACCTGACCGCCGAGCGATTCATCCCGCACCCGTTCAGCCGGAATCCCGGCGCCCGTCTCTACCGCACCGGCGATCTCGCCCGCCGGCGGGCCGACGGCGAGCTCGAGTTCCTCGGCCGCATCGACCACCAGGTCAAGCTCCGCGGCTTCCGCATCGAGCTCGGCGAGATCGAGGCCGCCTTGAGCCAACAGCCCGGGATCCACGACGCCGTGGTGCTGCTCCGCGAAGACGCCCCCGGCGAAAAACGCCTGGTCGCTTACACCGTGGGGGCGGTTGACCCCGAGACCTTGCGCGCGGCACTCAAATCCCAGCTGCCCGACTACATGGTCCCCACCGCCTGGGTCACCCTCGACGCCCTCCCCCTCACCCCCAACGGCAAGGTCGACCGCAAGGCCCTGCCCGCGCCCGAGCGGGACGGCGCCGGCGCCGCCTACGTCCCGCCGCAGACCCCCACCGAGGAGCTCCTCGCCGGGATCTGGGCCGAGCTGTTCGGACACGAAAGGGTCGGCCGCCACGACGACTTCTTCGCCCTCGGCGGCCATTCCCTCCGCGCCATCCAGGTGGTGTCGCGGGTGCGCGAGACCCTCGGCCTCGAACTCCCCGTGCGCCGGCTGTTCGAACACCCCACCCTCGCCGATCTCGCCGCCGCGCTCGACGCCACCCGTGACACGCCCACCGCCGCCCTGCCGCCCTTGACGCCGGTCTCCCGCCACCAGCCCCTGCGCCTGGCCTTCGCCCAGGAACGGCTGTGGTTCCTGGATCAGCTGGAAGGCCCCAGCGCCACCTACACCATTCCCGGCGGCCTCGAGCTCCACGGCCCTCTCGATGTCGCCGCCCTCCGCCGCAGCCTCGCCGAGATCGTGCGCCGCCACGAGAGCCTCAGGACCACCTTCCCCACCGTCGACGGCGTCGCCGTCCAGCACATCGCCCCGCCCGGTCCGGTCCCCTTGTCGCTCATCGATCTCACCGCCCTGCCCGACGCCGGCCGCGCCGCGGCGTTCGAACGCCGGATCGCCGACGAGACCCGCCGGCCCTTCGACCTCGCCCACGGCCCCTTGCTGCGGGCGAGCCTGGTGCGCCTCGCGCCCGACCGCCACGGCTTGCTGCTGAACCTGCACCATATCGTCTCCGACGGCTGGTCCATGGCGGTCCTGGTCCGCGAGCTGTCGAGCCTGTACGCGGCCTACGCGCTGAACCAGCCCGCCGCCCTGCCGCCGCTGCCGATCCAGTACGCCGACTACGCCCAGTGGCAGCGCACCTGGCTGGCGGGCGAGGTGCTCGACCGCCAGCTCCGGTATTGGCAGCAGCAGCTGGCCGGTGCGCCCACCCGGCTGGAACTGCCCACCGACCATCCGCGGCCGCCGGTCCAGCGCTTCCACGGCGCCACCCGGACACTCGCCCTCGACCCCGCCCTGACCCAGGCCCTGCGCGCCTTGAGCCGGCGCCTCGGCGCCACCCTCTTCATGACCCTGCTGAGTGCCTTCCTCACCCTCCTGGCCCGCTACAGCCGCCAGGACGACCTGGTGGTCGGCACCCCGGTCGCCAACCGCAACCGCCGCGAGACCGAGGGCCTGATCGGCTTCTTCGTCAACACCCTGGTGTTGCGGGTCGACCTCGCCGGCAACCCCGCCTTCGAGGAGGTGGTGGCGCGGGTCCGCCAGCGCGCCCTCGACGCCTATGCCCACCAGGAGGTCCCGTTCGAGCGCATCGTGGAAGCCGTCCAGCCCGAGCGGAGCCTCAGCCACAGCCCCTTGTTCCAGGTCATGTTCGTGCTGCAGAACACACCCGCCGCCACCCTGACGCTGCCGGGGCTCACCCTGAGTCCCCTGCCGCTGCACGGGGTCGCGGCCAAGTTCGACCTCACCCTGGTGCTGAGCGACAGCGAGGCCGGGCTGCACGGCGTGTGGGAGTACAGCACCGATCTGTTCGAAGCCGAGACGATCGACCGCCTGGGCCGGCATTTCGACTGCCTGCTGCGCGGGATCGTGGCCGACCCGACGCAGCGCCTGAGCGCGCTGCCGCTATTGCCGGACGCCGAAGCCCACCAGCTCCTGGTCGACTGGAACGCCACCGACACCGAGTACCCCAAGGACCGCTGCCTTCATCAGCTGTTCGAAGCCCGGGCCGAGGAGACCCCGGACGCCGTGGCGGTCGTGTTCGAGGACCAGGTATTGACCTACCGGGATCTCGACACCCGCGCCAACCAGCTGGCCCATCATCTCCGGGCCCTCGGCGTCGGACCGGACAGCCGGGTAGCGCTCTGCGTGGAGCGAAGCTGCGAAATGGTCATCGGCCTCCTCGCCGTCCTCAAAGCGGGCGGGGCCTATGTGCCCCTGGACCCGGGCTATCCCGAGGAACGCCTCGCTTACATGCTGACCGATGCCGCTCCACGGGTCCTGCTGACCCACGGTGGGCTGGCGTCCCGCAGCCTGGCGACGGCGCCGGCCGTGCCCGTGATCGATCTCGGCGACCCGACGCCGTGGGCGCATCAGCCCACCCACAATCCCGACCCCTCGGCCGTCGGCCTGACCGCCGAGAATCTCGCCTATGTCATCTATACCTCGGGTTCGACCGGCACACCCAAGGGCACCCTGTTACCGCACCGCGGGCTGTGCAATGTGGCGGACGCCCAGAGACACCGTTTTGGCGTCGGATCGGGCGACCGGGTCTTGCAGTTTGCCTCCTTCAGCTTTGATGCCTCGACCTTCGAGATCGTCATGGCCCTCGGCGCCGGGGCTACCCTCTGCCTGGGGCAGCGCGAGGACCTGCTGCCCGGACCGTCCCTGATCCGGCTGTTGCGGGAGAAGGCCGTCAGCCTGGTGACCTTGCCGCCCTCGGCGCTGGCGCTGCTGCCGCATGAAGGCTTGCCGGCGCTGCGGGTCGTCACGGTGGCGGGCGAAGCCTGCTCGCCGGAGCTGGCCGCGCGCTGGGGCCGGAATCGCCGCTTTTTCAACCTGTACGGCCCTACCGAGGCCACCATCTGGACCACGATCGGCACCTACCGCGAACGGGATGACACCCTCTCCATCGGCCGGCCGATTGCCAATACCGAAATTTATATTCTGGATGCTCAACGCCGGCCGGTGCCGATCGGCGTCCCCGGCGAACTCTGCATCGGCGGGGTCGGTCTCGCCCGCGGCTATCTCCATCGGCCGGACCTGACCGCCGAGCGATTCATCCCGCACCCGTTCAGCCGGGTTCCCGGCGCCCGTCTCTACCGCACCGGCGATCTCGCCCGCCGGCGGGCCGACGGCACCCTCGAATTCCTCGGCCGCATCGACCACCAGGTCAAGCTCCGCGGCTTCCGCATCGAACTCGGCGAGATCGAGGCCGCCCTCAGCCAACAGCCCGGCGTCCGGGACGCCGTGGTGCTGCTCCGCGAAGACGCCCCCGGCGAGAAACGCCTGGTCGCCTACACCGTGGGCGCGGTTGACCCCGAGACCTTGCGCACGGCGCTCAAGGCCCAACTGCCCGACTACATGGTCCCCACCGCCTGGGTCACCCTCGACGCCCTCCCCCTCACCCCCAACGGCAAGGTCGACCGCAAGGCCCTGCCCGCGCCCGAGCGCGACGGCGCCAGCGCCGCCTACGTCCCGCCCCAGACCCCCACCGAAGAGCTCCTCGCCGGTATCTGGGCCGAGCTGTTCGGACACGAAAGGGTCGGCCGCCACGACGACTTCTTCGCCCTCGGCGGCCATTCCCTCCGCGCCATCCAGGTGGTGTCGCGGGTGCGCGAGACCCTCGGCCTCGAACTCCCCGTGCGCCACCTGTTCGAACACCCCACCCTCGCCGATCTCGCCGCCGCGCTCGACGCCACCCGCCACACGCCCACCACCGCCCTGCCGCCCTTGACGCCGGTCTCCCGCCACCAGCCCCTGCGCCTCGCCTTCGCCCAGGAACGGCTGTGGTTCCTGGATCAGCTGGAAGGCCCCAGCGCCACCTACACCATTCCCGGCGGCCTCGAGCTCCACGGCCCCCTCGAGGTCGCCGCCCTCCGCCGCAGCCTCGCCGAGATCGTGCGCCGCCACGAGAGCCTCAGGACCACCTTCCCCACCGTCGACGGCGTCGCCGTCCAGCACATCGCCCCGCCCGGTCCGGTCCCCTTGTCGCTCATCGATCTCACCGCCCTGCCCGACGCCGGCCGCGCCGCGGCGTTCGAACGCCGGATCGCCGACGAGACCCGCCGGCCCTTCGACCTCGCCCACGGCCCCTTGCTGCGGGCGAGCCTGGTGCGCCTCGCGCCCGACCGCCACGGCTTGCTGCTGAACCTGCACCATATCGTCTCCGACGGCTGGTCCATGGCGGTCCTGGTCCGCGAGCTGTCGAGCCTGTACGCGGCCTACGCGCTGAACCAGCCCGCCGCCCTGCCGCCGCTGCCGATCCAGTACGCCGACTACGCCCAGTGGCAGCGCACCTGGCTGGCGGGCGAGGTGCTCGACCGCCAGCTCCGGTATTGGCAGCAGCAGCTGGCCGGTGCGCCCACCCGGCTGGAACTGCCCACCGACCATCCGCGGCCGCCGGTCCAGCGCTTCCACGGCGCCACCCGGACACTCGCCCTCGACCCCGCCCTGACCCAGGCCCTGCGCGCCTTGAGCCGGCGCCTCGGCGCCACCCTCTTCATGACCCTGCTGAGTGCCTTCCTCACCCTCCTGGCCCGCTACAGCCGCCAGGACGACCTGGTGGTCGGCACCCCGGTCGCCAACCGCAACCGCCGCGAGACCGAGGGCCTGATCGGCTTCTTCGTCAACACCCTGGTGTTGCGGGTCGACCTCGCCGGCAACCCCGCCTTCGAGGAGGTGGTGGCGCGGGTCCGCCAGCGCGCCCTCGACGCCTATGCCCACCAGGAGGTCCCGTTCGAGCGCATCGTGGAAGCCGTCCAGCCCGAGCGGAGCCTCAGCCACAGCCCCTTGTTCCAGGTCATGTTCGTGCTGCAGAACACACCCGCCGCCACCCTGACGCTGCCGGGGCTCACCCTGAGTCCCCTGCCGCTGCACGGGGTCGCGGCCAAGTTCGACCTCACCCTGGTGCTGAGCGACAGCGAGGCCGGGCTGCACGGCGTGTGGGAGTACAGCACCGATCTGTTCGAAGCCGAGACGATCGACCGCCTGGGCCGGCATTTCGACTGCCTGCTGCGCGGGATCGTGGCCGACCCGACGCAGCGCCTGAGCGCGCTGCCGCTATTGCCGGACGCCGAAGCCCACCAGCTCCTGGTCGACTGGAACGCCACCGACACCGAGTACCCCAAGGACCGCTGCCTTCATCAGCTGTTCGAAGCCCGGGCCGAGGAGACCCCGGACGCCGTGGCGGTCGTGTTCGAGGACCAGGTATTGACCTACCGGGATCTCGACACCCGCGCCAACCAGCTGGCCCATCATCTCCGGGCCCTCGGCGTCGGACCGGACAGCCGGGTAGCGCTCTGCGTGGAGCGAAGCTGCGAAATGGTCATCGGCCTCCTCGCCGTCCTCAAAGCGGGCGGGGCCTATGTGCCCCTGGACCCGGGCTATCCCGAGGAACGCCTCGCTTACATGCTGACCGATGCCGCTCCACGGGTCCTGCTGACCCACGGTGGGCTGGCGTCCCGCAGCCTGGCGACGGCGCCGGCCGTGCCCGTGATCGATCTCGGCGACCCGACGCCGTGGGCGCATCAGCCCACCCACAATCCCGACCCCTCGGCCGTCGGCCTGACCGCCGAGAATCTCGCCTATGTCATCTATACCTCGGGTTCGACCGGCACACCCAAGGGCGCGATGATCTCGCACCGATCGATTTGCAATCACATGCTGTGGATGCAGGATGCATTCCCATTAACCGAATCGGATAAAGTCCTGCAGAAGACGCCTTTCGGGTTCGATGCTTCGGTCTGGGAGTTCTACGCGCCGCTGTTGTCGGGAGCCCAGCTGATCCTGGCCCGTCCCGGCGGGCATCAGGACGCGCTTTATCTCATCGACGTGCTGGGCGAGCGGCAGGTGACGACCCTGCAACTAGTGCCCTCCATGCTGCAAATTCTCCTCGAGGTGGGCGGTCTCGAGCGCTGTCATGCTCTGCGACGCCTGTTTTGCGGCGGTGAAGCCCTGCCTCTGGCGCTCCAGGAACGTTTCCGGGCCTGTCATGGGGCGGAGCTGCACAATCTTTACGGCCCCACCGAGGCTACCATCGACGTCGGCGCCTGGCGCTGTGAACCCGGCAGCTCGCTGCCGATCGCGCCGATTGGGCGTCCCATCGCCAACACCAGGTTCTATCTGCTCGACGAGCAGCTGCGCCCGGCCCCGATCGGCGTGCCGGGCGAGCTCCATATCGGTGGAGACGGCGTAGCACGCGGCTATCTCCATCGGCCGGAGCTGACCGCCGAGCGATTCATCCCGCACCCGTTCAGCCGGGTCCCCGGCGCCCGCCTCTACCGCACCGGTGATCTCGCCCGCCGGCGGGCCGACGGCACCCTCGAATTCCTCGGCCGCATCGACCACCAGGTCAAGCTCCGCGGCTTCCGCATCGAACTCGGCGAGATCGAAGCCACCCTCAGTCAACAGCCCGGTATCCGGGACGCCGTGGTGCTGCTCCGCGAAGACGCCCCCGGCGAGAAACGCCTGGTCGCGTACTGCGTGGGCGCGGTTGACCCCGAGACCTTGCGCGCGGCACTCAAGGCCCAACTGCCCGACTACATGGTCCCCACCGCCTGGGTCACCCTAGACGCCCTCCCCCTTACCCCCAACGGCAAGCTCGACCGTAAGGCCCTGCCCGCGCCCGACGCAAGCCTAGGGGTTCCCGCGGAAGGCTTCATGGCGCCGCGGGATACGTTGGAGCTGGAACTGGCCCAAATATGGGAAAACGTATTGGATATCCGCCCTATCGGCGTAAAGGACAACTTTTTCGAGATCGGTGGACATTCTCTGATTGCGGTACGCCTGATGGCGCAGATCCAGCACGCTTTTGGCAAAAATCTACCGCTAGCGACACTTTTCCAAGCTCCGACCATCGAGCAGCTTGCCGAAATACTTCGCAGCCGGACCGGCGCCTTGCGCTGGTCTCCTCTGGTAGCGATTCAGCCGAAAGGTTCTTCGAAGGCATTTTTCTGTGTCCCCGGAGCCGGCGGAACCGTTCTCTATCTTCACCCCTTAGCTCGTCATCTCGGTTTGGATCAGCCGTTTTATGGATTGCAGGCCCGGGGGCTCGACGGCGAATCGGCGCCACACACCCGAGTCGAGGATATGGCTGCCGAGTATATCGACGCGCTCCAGTCGGTTCAGCCGGAAGGTCCCTATTTTCTCGGAGGTCATTCTTTCGGCGCCTGGGTTGCGTTCGAGATGGCTCGCCAGTTGCTGATCCAGGGACACGATGTGGCCCGTCTCGTGGTTCTGGACACCTATGCACCGCTACCCCCGGCAGCCGTCGACACGCCGGTCACCCCACCCGACAATGCTTGGCTGATCGCCAATGTAGCCACGATCCTGGAACGCTTATTCGGAAAGAAACTCGGGGTCACCAGCGATGCACTCCGTCCTCTGGCTCCTGATGAGCAACTGGATGACCTGAGAGATCGCTTGCAAAAGGCCCAGGTATTGCCGCCCGGGGCGGGGACAGAGCAGGTTCGCGGTCTGGTCCGGGTTTTTAAGGCAAGCAGCCAGGTGAATTATTTCCCCCAGAAGCCCCTCCCGACACGGATTACGCTCTTCCTCGCCAGCGAAGATGAACCTGAACAGGCCCTCGCCGGCGATCGGCCTTCCGAGATCCCGCAACGCGAAGGAGCCTGGGGTTGGGATAGGTTTTCCGAGCAACCGGTGGAAGTTCAGGTCGTGCCGGGCAACCACCTGAGCATGATGAGCGAGCCCCATGTCCAGGCCCTGGCTGACCAGCTGAAGCCCTGCTTCAGTCGGGTCTCCGATCTGAGGTCAAACTGCGACACTCGAAACACAACCAACTCCGGAACGGAAGAAAACTGA